A stretch of the Streptosporangium sp. NBC_01755 genome encodes the following:
- the secY gene encoding preprotein translocase subunit SecY: MLTAFTRAFRTPDLRKKLLFTLGIIALFRLGSVLPTPGVHTENISRCLTQAQAGDAGNIYGMVQLFSGGALLKLSVFALGIMPYITASIILQLLVVVIPRLEALKKEGQAGQTKITQYTRYLTVGLAILQSTAFVALARGGQLFPQCREEILLDKDNVFAIVTMVLTMTAGTAVVMWLGELVTDRGIGNGMSILIFTQVIAVFPSELMNIARQKGGFVFAVVVVVGIAMIALVVMVEQAQRRIPVQYAKRMVGRRMYGGTSTYIPLKVNQAGIIPVIFASSLLYLPQLITTLFTNSQEEPNQIIQWISQEFGGAGTTPTYMITFFLLIVFFTYFYVSITFNPVEVADNMKKYGGFIPGIRPGRPTAEYLNYVLTRLTAPGALYLGLISMVPIVALALVGASQNFPFGGTSILIMVGVGLDTVKQIESQLQQRNYEGFLK; the protein is encoded by the coding sequence GTGCTGACCGCATTTACCCGAGCGTTCCGTACGCCGGACCTGCGTAAGAAGTTGCTCTTCACCTTGGGCATCATCGCGCTGTTCCGACTTGGGTCGGTCCTGCCGACTCCGGGTGTGCATACCGAGAACATCAGCCGTTGTCTCACCCAGGCGCAGGCGGGGGACGCGGGCAACATCTACGGAATGGTGCAGCTGTTCAGCGGCGGCGCCCTCCTGAAACTTTCAGTGTTCGCCCTCGGCATCATGCCGTACATCACCGCGAGCATCATTCTCCAGCTGCTCGTCGTGGTCATTCCGCGCCTGGAGGCCCTCAAGAAGGAGGGGCAGGCCGGACAGACCAAGATCACACAGTACACGCGTTACCTGACTGTCGGGCTGGCCATCCTGCAGTCGACCGCCTTCGTGGCTCTGGCCCGCGGCGGTCAGCTGTTCCCGCAGTGCCGCGAGGAGATCCTCCTCGACAAGGACAACGTCTTCGCCATCGTCACGATGGTGCTGACCATGACCGCCGGTACCGCCGTCGTCATGTGGCTGGGCGAGCTCGTCACCGACCGGGGCATCGGCAACGGCATGTCCATCCTGATCTTCACGCAGGTCATCGCCGTCTTCCCGTCCGAGCTGATGAACATCGCCAGGCAGAAGGGCGGCTTCGTCTTCGCCGTGGTCGTCGTCGTCGGTATCGCGATGATCGCCCTGGTCGTGATGGTGGAGCAGGCCCAGCGCCGGATCCCGGTGCAGTACGCCAAGCGCATGGTCGGCCGTCGGATGTACGGCGGGACGTCGACCTACATCCCGCTGAAGGTCAACCAGGCCGGCATCATCCCGGTCATCTTCGCCTCCTCGCTGCTCTACCTTCCGCAGCTGATCACGACGCTCTTCACGAACAGCCAGGAAGAGCCGAACCAGATCATCCAGTGGATCTCGCAGGAGTTCGGCGGCGCAGGGACCACCCCGACGTACATGATCACCTTCTTCCTGCTTATTGTGTTCTTCACGTACTTCTACGTGTCGATTACCTTCAACCCCGTTGAAGTCGCCGACAACATGAAGAAGTACGGTGGTTTCATCCCGGGCATCCGCCCGGGGCGCCCGACGGCTGAGTACTTGAACTATGTGCTCACGCGACTCACCGCTCCTGGCGCGTTGTATCTGGGCCTGATCTCCATGGTGCCGATCGTCGCGCTGGCGCTCGTCGGTGCGAGTCAGAACTTCCCGTTCGGAGGGACGAGCATTCTGATCATGGTTGGTGTCGGCCTTGACACCGTGAAGCAGATCGAAAGCCAGCTACAGCAGCGCAACTATGAAGGCTTCCTGAAGTAG
- a CDS encoding adenylate kinase, with product MRLVLVGPPGAGKGTQAQFVASNLSIPKISTGDIFRANVSGGTELGKLAKEYMDRGDLVPDEVTIAMVRDRLAEKDAQDGFLLDGFPRNVPQAEILKKILAEFGAGLDIVLELVVDDEEVVRRLAGRRTCGQCGRIWHVDFDDKKDDICDACQGRLYQRDDDKEETVRHRLEVYQEQTAPLVSFYADEGILVGVDATGPVEEITQRAMEALNPFIG from the coding sequence GTGCGCCTCGTCCTGGTCGGGCCCCCCGGAGCGGGTAAGGGGACACAGGCCCAGTTCGTTGCGTCGAACCTGTCGATCCCGAAGATTTCGACAGGTGACATCTTCCGTGCCAATGTCTCGGGCGGTACGGAGCTCGGCAAGCTTGCCAAGGAATACATGGACCGCGGTGACCTCGTACCCGATGAGGTCACCATCGCGATGGTCCGCGACCGACTCGCTGAGAAAGACGCGCAGGATGGTTTCCTGCTCGACGGCTTCCCCAGGAACGTGCCTCAGGCCGAGATCCTGAAGAAGATCCTCGCCGAGTTCGGAGCGGGTCTGGACATCGTCCTGGAGCTCGTGGTCGACGACGAGGAGGTCGTCCGCAGGCTCGCCGGGCGCCGCACCTGTGGCCAGTGCGGTCGTATCTGGCACGTCGACTTCGATGACAAGAAGGACGACATCTGCGACGCCTGCCAGGGGCGGCTGTACCAGCGGGACGACGACAAGGAGGAGACCGTCAGGCACCGCCTGGAGGTCTACCAGGAGCAGACCGCGCCCCTGGTCTCCTTCTACGCGGACGAGGGCATCCTGGTCGGCGTCGATGCCACCGGTCCGGTGGAAGAGATCACTCAGCGCGCTATGGAGGCACTGAACCCTTTCATCGGCTAG
- the map gene encoding type I methionyl aminopeptidase: MFKKNKHGIQMKTPEQLEKMRAAGLVVGRTLQLLRESVQPGMTPMDLDAIAEKAIRGEGAIPSFKGYQGFPATICASVNHEVVHGIPNDRRALREGDVISIDCGAILDGWHGDSAITVPIGEVDPKLTELMRVTEEAMWRGIAALTAGRHLSDIGHEVEKYVRSQGRYGIPQEYGGHGIGTEMHMDPWVANHGKPGRGPRFEPGMCFAIEPMVNLGTDRTKVLADDWTVVTIDGKASAHFEHSVAVTHNGPWVLTALDGGKERLADLLGDAG, from the coding sequence GTGTTCAAGAAGAACAAACACGGAATCCAGATGAAGACGCCCGAGCAACTGGAGAAGATGCGGGCGGCGGGCCTGGTGGTCGGCCGTACCCTGCAGTTGCTGCGGGAGAGCGTCCAGCCGGGCATGACGCCCATGGACCTCGACGCGATCGCGGAGAAGGCCATCAGGGGTGAGGGGGCGATCCCCTCCTTCAAGGGCTACCAGGGCTTCCCGGCGACCATCTGCGCGTCGGTCAACCACGAGGTGGTCCACGGCATCCCGAACGACCGCCGCGCGCTGCGGGAGGGCGATGTCATCTCGATCGACTGCGGTGCCATCCTGGACGGCTGGCACGGCGACTCGGCCATCACGGTCCCGATCGGCGAGGTGGATCCCAAGCTGACCGAGCTGATGCGGGTCACCGAGGAGGCGATGTGGCGGGGCATCGCCGCGCTCACCGCGGGCCGCCACCTGTCCGATATCGGCCACGAGGTGGAGAAGTACGTCCGCTCCCAGGGGCGCTACGGCATCCCGCAGGAGTACGGCGGGCACGGCATCGGCACCGAGATGCACATGGACCCGTGGGTGGCCAATCACGGCAAACCGGGTCGTGGCCCGCGTTTCGAGCCGGGCATGTGCTTCGCCATCGAACCGATGGTCAACCTGGGGACGGACAGGACCAAGGTGCTGGCCGACGACTGGACCGTGGTCACGATCGACGGGAAGGCCTCGGCACACTTCGAACACAGCGTCGCCGTGACACATAATGGACCTTGGGTGTTGACCGCACTTGACGGGGGAAAAGAGCGGCTTGCCGACTTGTTGGGAGACGCGGGCTAG
- a CDS encoding DUF1707 domain-containing protein, whose translation MRASDGDRDKVASVLREHYAQGRLTTEEFDERLEQLYTSKTYGELAVLTSDLPEVDLRRLPETPSRSPERARKPGQGKGQNKGLAAAWGVWATVSGVNWMIWLIIGVTNGFDFPYAWPLWIMGPWGVVLLVTTFLAGPEEDEKPS comes from the coding sequence ATGCGAGCTTCCGATGGGGACCGCGACAAGGTCGCCTCGGTCCTGCGGGAGCACTACGCGCAGGGGCGCCTGACCACCGAGGAGTTCGACGAGCGCCTCGAACAGCTCTACACCAGCAAGACCTACGGCGAACTCGCCGTCCTCACCTCCGACCTTCCCGAGGTCGACCTGCGCCGGCTTCCAGAGACCCCCTCCCGCTCCCCTGAGCGGGCCAGGAAGCCCGGGCAGGGTAAGGGGCAGAACAAGGGGCTGGCGGCCGCCTGGGGCGTCTGGGCGACGGTCAGTGGTGTCAACTGGATGATCTGGCTCATCATCGGGGTGACAAACGGCTTCGACTTCCCCTACGCGTGGCCGCTGTGGATCATGGGCCCGTGGGGTGTGGTGTTGCTGGTGACGACCTTCCTCGCCGGGCCGGAGGAGGACGAGAAGCCGTCCTGA
- the infA gene encoding translation initiation factor IF-1 — protein sequence MAKKDGAIEIEGTVVESLPNAMFRVQLDNGHKVLAHISGRMRMHYIRILPDDRVVVELSPYDLSRGRIVYRYK from the coding sequence ATGGCCAAGAAAGACGGCGCCATCGAGATCGAGGGCACTGTGGTTGAGTCGCTCCCGAACGCGATGTTCAGGGTGCAACTCGATAACGGCCATAAGGTCCTGGCCCACATCAGCGGGCGGATGCGGATGCACTACATCCGGATCCTTCCTGACGACAGGGTTGTCGTCGAACTGAGCCCCTACGACCTCAGTCGTGGGCGGATCGTCTACCGATACAAGTAA
- the rpmJ gene encoding 50S ribosomal protein L36 produces MKVKPSVKKICDKCKVIRRHGRVMVICDNLRHKQRQG; encoded by the coding sequence ATGAAGGTCAAGCCGAGCGTCAAGAAGATCTGTGACAAGTGCAAGGTGATTCGCCGGCACGGTCGCGTCATGGTGATCTGCGACAACCTGCGCCACAAGCAGCGCCAGGGCTAG
- the rpsM gene encoding 30S ribosomal protein S13, with protein sequence MARLVGVDLPRDKRLEIALTYIFGIGRTRALETLKATGVNGDLRVHQLTDEELVPLRDYIEANYKIEGDLRREVQADIRRKIEIQCYQGIRHRRGLPVHGQRTQTNARTRKGKKKTVAGKKKPGKK encoded by the coding sequence ATGGCTCGCCTGGTTGGCGTCGACCTCCCCCGCGACAAGCGGCTGGAGATCGCTCTCACCTACATTTTCGGGATCGGCCGCACGCGCGCGCTCGAAACCCTCAAGGCCACCGGTGTGAACGGCGACCTCCGCGTTCACCAGCTCACGGACGAGGAACTCGTCCCGCTGCGCGACTACATCGAGGCGAACTACAAGATCGAGGGTGACCTCCGTCGCGAAGTTCAGGCCGACATCCGTCGCAAGATCGAGATTCAGTGCTACCAGGGCATCCGGCACCGCCGTGGCCTTCCCGTGCACGGTCAGCGCACGCAGACCAACGCACGCACCCGTAAGGGCAAGAAGAAGACCGTGGCCGGTAAGAAGAAGCCCGGTAAGAAGTAG
- the rpsK gene encoding 30S ribosomal protein S11: MPPKSRQGAPKKVRRKEKKNVAHGHAHIKSTFNNTIVSITDPSGNVISWASAGHVGFKGSRKSTPFAAQMAAENAARRAMEHGMRKVDVFVKGPGSGRETAIRSLQATGLEVGSIQDVTPVPHNGCRPPKRRRV; encoded by the coding sequence ATGCCTCCTAAGAGCCGCCAGGGTGCACCGAAGAAGGTGCGCCGCAAGGAAAAGAAGAACGTCGCTCACGGGCACGCCCACATCAAGAGCACGTTCAACAACACGATCGTTTCGATCACCGACCCGAGTGGGAACGTGATCTCCTGGGCCAGTGCCGGCCACGTCGGGTTCAAGGGCTCTCGCAAGTCCACCCCGTTCGCCGCGCAGATGGCCGCGGAGAACGCCGCCCGCCGCGCCATGGAGCACGGCATGCGCAAGGTCGACGTCTTCGTCAAGGGCCCCGGCTCCGGTCGTGAGACCGCGATCCGCTCGCTGCAGGCGACGGGTCTTGAGGTCGGATCCATCCAGGACGTCACCCCCGTGCCGCACAACGGCTGCCGTCCGCCTAAGCGCCGTCGCGTCTGA
- the rpsD gene encoding 30S ribosomal protein S4, which translates to MARYTGADCKLCRREKTKLFLKGKKCESAKCPIEIRPYPPGEHGRGRPKESEYQLQLREKQKTRRIYGVLEKQFHNYYEEANRKTGKTGENLLQILESRLDNVVYRAGFAESRDAARQQVRHGHILVNGKKVDIPSYRVREHDIVEVREKSRNLLPYEVARATAGDKTYPAWLGVVPDALRVLVHQLPVRQQIDTQVQEQLIVELYSK; encoded by the coding sequence ATGGCTCGTTACACGGGTGCGGACTGCAAGCTCTGCCGTAGGGAGAAGACCAAGCTCTTCCTCAAGGGCAAGAAGTGCGAGTCCGCGAAGTGCCCCATCGAGATCCGTCCTTACCCGCCGGGTGAGCACGGCCGCGGCCGTCCCAAGGAGTCTGAGTACCAGCTCCAGCTTCGTGAGAAGCAGAAGACCCGCCGCATCTACGGCGTCCTCGAGAAGCAGTTCCACAACTACTACGAGGAAGCCAACCGCAAGACCGGCAAGACCGGTGAGAACCTCCTCCAGATCCTGGAGAGCCGTCTCGACAACGTGGTCTATCGCGCCGGTTTCGCCGAGTCGCGCGACGCCGCCCGCCAGCAGGTCCGTCACGGCCACATCCTGGTGAACGGCAAGAAGGTCGACATCCCGTCGTACCGGGTGCGCGAGCACGACATCGTCGAGGTCCGCGAGAAGTCGCGCAACCTCCTGCCCTACGAGGTGGCCCGCGCCACCGCCGGTGACAAGACGTACCCGGCGTGGCTCGGCGTCGTCCCGGACGCGCTGCGCGTCCTGGTCCACCAGCTCCCGGTCCGTCAGCAGATCGACACCCAGGTCCAGGAGCAGTTGATCGTCGAGCTCTACTCCAAGTAG
- a CDS encoding DNA-directed RNA polymerase subunit alpha, translated as MLIAQRPSLLEESLEETRSKFIIEPLEPGFGYTIGNSLRRTLLSSIPGAAVTSIRIEGVLHEFTTVPGVKEDVTDIILNLKDLVVSSEHDEPVVMYLRKQGPGDVTAADIAPPAGVEVHNPELRIATLNGKAKLEMELTVERGRGYVSAAQNKQPGQEIGRIPIDSIYSPVLKVTYKVEATRVEQRTDFDRLILDVETKPCMKPRDAVASAGKTLVELFGLARELNVEAEGIDIGPSPTDAALAADLALPIEELNLTVRSYNCLKREGIHTVGELVARSEQDLLDIRNFGAKSIEEVKQKLHEMTLALKDSPPGFDPSAVAGGGYDDDDSAYVETEQY; from the coding sequence ATGCTGATCGCTCAGCGTCCCTCCCTCCTCGAGGAGTCACTCGAGGAGACCCGGTCCAAGTTCATCATCGAGCCGCTGGAGCCGGGTTTCGGCTACACCATCGGCAACTCGCTGCGGCGCACGCTGCTGTCGTCCATCCCGGGCGCGGCGGTGACCAGCATCCGCATCGAGGGCGTGCTGCACGAGTTCACCACCGTGCCGGGTGTCAAGGAGGATGTCACCGACATCATCCTGAACCTCAAGGACCTGGTCGTCTCCTCCGAGCACGACGAGCCGGTGGTGATGTACCTGCGCAAGCAGGGCCCCGGTGACGTCACCGCCGCCGACATCGCGCCTCCGGCCGGTGTCGAGGTGCACAACCCCGAGCTGCGCATCGCCACCCTGAACGGCAAGGCGAAGCTGGAGATGGAGCTGACCGTCGAGCGCGGTCGCGGTTACGTCTCCGCCGCGCAGAACAAGCAGCCGGGCCAGGAGATCGGTCGCATCCCGATCGACTCCATCTACTCCCCGGTGCTCAAGGTCACCTACAAGGTCGAGGCGACCCGTGTCGAGCAGCGCACCGACTTCGACCGTCTGATCCTGGACGTCGAGACCAAGCCGTGCATGAAGCCCCGCGACGCGGTGGCCTCCGCGGGCAAGACCCTCGTCGAGCTGTTCGGCCTCGCCCGCGAGCTGAACGTCGAGGCCGAGGGCATCGACATCGGCCCGTCGCCGACGGACGCGGCCCTGGCCGCCGACCTGGCGCTGCCGATCGAGGAGCTGAACCTCACGGTCCGCTCCTACAACTGTCTCAAGCGCGAGGGCATCCACACCGTGGGTGAGCTCGTGGCGCGCAGCGAGCAGGACCTCCTCGATATAAGGAATTTCGGTGCGAAGTCCATCGAAGAGGTCAAGCAGAAGCTGCACGAGATGACGCTCGCGCTCAAGGACTCCCCGCCCGGGTTCGACCCGAGCGCGGTGGCCGGTGGCGGCTACGACGACGACGACAGCGCCTACGTCGAGACCGAGCAGTACTGA
- the rplQ gene encoding 50S ribosomal protein L17 codes for MPRPTKGARLGGSPAHERLILANLATQLFQHGRIKTTEAKAKRLRPLAEKLITKAKKGDMHNRRQVLTVVRDKGVVHHLFTEIASTFAERPGGYTRITKIGLRKGDAAPMAVIELVSEPLNTVRVGQAKAAPAAKVEETKVEEAKVEEAKVEEAKVEEAKVEETEVEETEVEGAEEPKAAEATEAPAEETEAKKDNA; via the coding sequence ATGCCTAGGCCCACCAAGGGTGCCCGTCTCGGTGGCAGCCCGGCCCACGAGCGGCTGATCCTGGCGAACCTCGCCACCCAGCTGTTCCAGCACGGCCGGATCAAGACCACCGAGGCCAAGGCGAAGCGTCTGCGCCCGCTGGCGGAGAAGCTGATCACCAAGGCGAAGAAGGGCGACATGCACAACCGTCGCCAGGTGCTGACCGTCGTCCGGGACAAGGGCGTCGTCCACCACCTCTTCACCGAGATCGCCTCGACCTTCGCCGAGCGTCCCGGCGGCTACACCCGGATTACCAAGATCGGGCTTCGCAAGGGCGACGCCGCCCCGATGGCCGTGATCGAGCTGGTGTCCGAGCCGCTGAACACGGTTCGCGTCGGCCAGGCCAAGGCCGCCCCGGCCGCCAAGGTCGAGGAGACCAAGGTGGAGGAGGCCAAGGTGGAGGAGGCCAAGGTGGAGGAGGCCAAGGTCGAGGAGGCCAAGGTCGAGGAGACCGAGGTCGAGGAGACCGAGGTCGAGGGCGCCGAGGAGCCGAAGGCCGCTGAGGCGACCGAGGCTCCCGCCGAGGAGACCGAGGCCAAGAAGGACAACGCCTGA
- the truA gene encoding tRNA pseudouridine(38-40) synthase TruA: protein MVRLRLDLAYDGTDFSGWARQPGRRTVQGEIEEALGRILRLPEPPALTVAGRTDAGVHARGQVAHVDLDADALGALDGRNHRGAPAGQEPGSVEKLDERLSAMRRRLAGVLPPDIRVHLATVAPEGFDARFSALSRRYAYRISDAPGGVDPLRRREVVWYSRPLDVDRLNAAAAGLLGEHDFAAFCKRREGATTIRELQRLDWVREDGLVVATVVADAFCHSMVRALVGSLLPVGEGRLAVEWPKGVLAQAVRDSGVHVAPAHGLCLEEVRYPGAEELARRAAETRRVRTLSS from the coding sequence GTGGTACGGCTGAGGCTGGATCTCGCCTATGACGGCACCGATTTCTCCGGCTGGGCCAGGCAGCCGGGACGGCGTACGGTCCAGGGGGAGATCGAGGAGGCGCTCGGCAGGATCCTCCGGCTTCCCGAGCCTCCGGCACTGACCGTGGCGGGGCGGACCGACGCGGGTGTGCACGCCCGCGGCCAGGTGGCCCATGTCGACCTGGACGCCGACGCGCTCGGCGCGCTGGACGGCCGCAACCACCGTGGGGCGCCCGCGGGCCAGGAGCCCGGATCGGTGGAGAAACTCGACGAGAGGCTCTCTGCCATGCGCAGGAGGCTCGCCGGAGTCCTCCCCCCGGATATACGTGTACATCTCGCCACGGTGGCTCCTGAAGGCTTTGACGCGCGGTTCTCGGCACTGTCAAGGCGATACGCCTACCGGATCTCCGACGCCCCGGGCGGGGTCGACCCGCTCCGCCGTCGGGAGGTCGTCTGGTACAGCCGGCCCCTGGACGTGGACAGGCTCAACGCGGCCGCCGCCGGTCTCCTCGGTGAGCACGACTTCGCCGCGTTCTGCAAGAGGCGTGAGGGTGCGACCACGATCCGTGAGCTACAGCGGCTCGACTGGGTCCGCGAGGACGGGCTCGTCGTGGCGACGGTCGTGGCCGACGCCTTCTGCCACTCCATGGTCCGGGCGCTCGTCGGGTCGCTGCTGCCCGTCGGTGAGGGCAGGCTCGCGGTCGAGTGGCCGAAAGGGGTGCTGGCGCAGGCCGTACGGGACTCGGGGGTGCATGTCGCGCCCGCGCACGGGCTCTGTCTTGAGGAGGTGCGCTACCCCGGCGCCGAGGAACTCGCCCGGCGGGCCGCGGAGACCCGCCGGGTGCGCACGCTCAGTTCGTGA
- a CDS encoding CAP domain-containing protein — MGVFVCLMAVLLVGFIIGRGSREEEATDQIYLNSPGSTRPTPSNGALAGQVERAPLTRVARPSALPTVPAERRPRPTHDARTTPGGSGDDGPSRYLLNGDGDDDATSALGAMEREVVRLINIERRRAGCGPLNIDRRLTLSARRHSAGMASAGTLSHTSPNGTSPWERMDATGYRDGGAENIGRGYTSADEAVRSWMETSGHRRNILNCELTATGVGAVQGPEGPWWTQDFGYS; from the coding sequence ATGGGGGTGTTCGTGTGCCTGATGGCGGTTCTGCTGGTCGGCTTCATCATCGGCCGGGGCAGCCGCGAGGAGGAGGCCACCGACCAGATCTACCTGAACAGCCCCGGGTCGACCAGGCCCACGCCCAGCAACGGCGCCCTGGCCGGGCAGGTGGAGCGGGCCCCGCTCACCCGGGTCGCCCGTCCCTCCGCCCTCCCGACCGTCCCGGCGGAGCGGCGTCCGCGCCCCACCCACGACGCCCGCACGACGCCCGGCGGATCCGGCGACGACGGCCCCTCTCGCTATCTCCTCAACGGCGACGGTGACGACGACGCCACCTCCGCCCTCGGCGCGATGGAGCGTGAGGTCGTGAGGCTCATCAACATCGAGCGCAGGCGGGCCGGCTGCGGGCCGCTCAACATCGACAGGAGGCTGACCCTGTCGGCCAGGAGACACTCGGCCGGGATGGCGTCCGCCGGCACCCTCTCCCATACCTCCCCCAACGGCACGTCGCCCTGGGAGCGGATGGATGCCACCGGCTACCGCGACGGCGGCGCGGAGAACATCGGGCGCGGTTACACCTCTGCCGACGAGGCGGTCCGGAGCTGGATGGAGACCAGCGGCCACCGGCGCAACATCCTCAACTGCGAGCTCACCGCCACCGGCGTCGGGGCCGTCCAGGGGCCCGAGGGGCCGTGGTGGACCCAGGACTTCGGATACTCCTGA
- the rplM gene encoding 50S ribosomal protein L13 produces the protein MRTYTPKPAEVERQWHIIDATDIVLGRLASHVAILLRGKHKPTFANHVDTGDFVIIINADKIALTGNKLEQKKAYRHSGYPGGLRSMTYGELMDKRPDRAVEKAVKGMLPKNALGRKMIKKLKVYSGSEHPHQAQQPVPFELTQIAQ, from the coding sequence GTGCGCACGTACACACCCAAGCCTGCCGAAGTCGAGCGTCAGTGGCACATCATCGATGCCACCGACATCGTGCTTGGCCGGCTGGCCAGCCACGTCGCGATCCTGCTTCGCGGTAAGCACAAGCCGACCTTCGCCAACCACGTCGACACCGGTGATTTCGTCATCATCATCAACGCCGACAAGATCGCGCTGACCGGCAACAAGCTTGAGCAGAAGAAGGCTTACCGCCACTCGGGCTACCCGGGCGGTCTGCGTTCCATGACCTACGGCGAGCTCATGGACAAGCGTCCCGACCGCGCCGTCGAGAAGGCCGTGAAGGGCATGCTGCCCAAGAACGCCCTCGGCCGGAAGATGATCAAGAAGCTCAAGGTCTACTCCGGTTCCGAGCACCCGCACCAGGCGCAGCAGCCGGTGCCCTTCGAGCTCACCCAGATCGCCCAGTAG
- the rpsI gene encoding 30S ribosomal protein S9, with amino-acid sequence MAEPTGVETPVEGDQEAYSSEEFPSEYTSESTVSGDVAVRKPITTGNSYGTGRRKESVARVRIVPGTGKWTINGRTLENYFPNKVHQQIVNEPFVVLGAEDQFDVIARINGGGVTGQAGALRMGLSRALTALDVEVNRPPLKKAGFLTRDARATERKKYGLKKARKAPQYSKR; translated from the coding sequence GTGGCTGAGCCCACCGGTGTCGAGACGCCCGTCGAGGGCGATCAGGAAGCGTACTCCTCGGAGGAGTTCCCCTCCGAGTACACCTCCGAGTCCACTGTCAGCGGCGACGTCGCCGTCCGTAAGCCCATCACCACCGGCAACTCGTACGGCACGGGGCGCCGCAAGGAATCCGTGGCCCGCGTGCGCATCGTGCCGGGCACCGGCAAGTGGACGATCAACGGTCGTACGCTTGAGAACTACTTCCCGAACAAGGTCCACCAGCAGATCGTCAACGAGCCCTTCGTGGTTCTTGGCGCCGAGGACCAGTTCGACGTCATCGCCCGCATCAACGGTGGCGGCGTCACCGGCCAGGCCGGCGCCCTGCGCATGGGTCTCTCCCGCGCGCTGACCGCCCTGGACGTCGAGGTCAACCGCCCGCCGCTGAAGAAGGCAGGCTTCCTGACCCGTGACGCCCGCGCCACCGAGCGCAAGAAGTACGGTCTCAAGAAGGCCCGCAAGGCTCCGCAGTACAGCAAGCGTTAA